One window of Cohnella hashimotonis genomic DNA carries:
- a CDS encoding RsmB/NOP family class I SAM-dependent RNA methyltransferase, with amino-acid sequence MPALPSTFVERIAAQLGEETGAFLRSMEAPRSYGLRLHTLKLSEADDNPALRSLAAEFGLVPVPWCGTGFTYDGTTRPGKHPYHHAGLYYIQEPSAMIAAELLDPQPGDIVLDLAAAPGGKTTQISAMLQGEGLLVANEIHPGRARILSENVERLGIANAVVVQAAPGELAARLPEAFDKIMLDAPCSGEGMFRKEPEACAEWSTEAVAMCAARQRDILPDAAAMLKPGGRLVYSTCTFNREENEETIAWFLAGHPAFRLVSTKRMWPQRGEGEGHFAAVLEKEAATEDGSGRPDKGRAKSAKAPRADAGGALSAFKLYEAFAALSLPGYALPAAGVPLLFGESLYWYPQPEGSPLPVESLGGLRTHRPGLHLGDIKKGRFEPAHALAHAVRADQAALIRDYPARSEAIVAYLRGEALFDDRGTPALGWGLLCADGYPLGWFKASGGQLKNHYPKGLRTN; translated from the coding sequence ATGCCAGCTCTGCCTTCAACCTTTGTCGAACGAATCGCCGCCCAATTGGGCGAGGAGACCGGCGCGTTCCTGCGGAGCATGGAGGCCCCGCGTTCCTACGGGCTCCGCCTCCATACGCTCAAGCTCTCCGAGGCGGACGACAACCCGGCTTTGCGATCGCTTGCGGCCGAATTCGGGCTCGTCCCCGTTCCTTGGTGCGGTACGGGCTTCACCTACGACGGCACGACCCGGCCCGGCAAGCATCCGTACCACCATGCCGGCCTCTATTATATTCAGGAGCCGAGCGCCATGATCGCCGCAGAGCTGCTCGACCCGCAGCCCGGCGACATCGTGCTGGACCTGGCCGCGGCGCCGGGCGGCAAGACGACGCAGATCTCCGCCATGCTGCAGGGCGAAGGTCTGCTCGTCGCCAACGAGATCCATCCGGGCCGGGCGCGCATTCTCTCCGAGAACGTCGAGCGGCTCGGCATCGCGAACGCCGTCGTCGTGCAGGCTGCGCCTGGCGAACTGGCGGCGCGTCTGCCCGAGGCCTTCGACAAGATCATGCTCGACGCGCCGTGCTCCGGCGAAGGTATGTTCCGCAAGGAGCCCGAGGCCTGCGCGGAGTGGTCGACGGAAGCGGTGGCCATGTGCGCGGCGCGGCAGCGGGACATCCTGCCTGACGCAGCCGCGATGCTGAAGCCTGGCGGAAGGCTCGTCTACTCCACTTGCACGTTCAACCGCGAGGAGAACGAGGAGACGATCGCCTGGTTTTTGGCCGGACATCCGGCATTCAGGCTCGTCTCTACGAAGCGCATGTGGCCGCAGCGCGGCGAAGGCGAAGGACACTTCGCAGCCGTGCTGGAGAAGGAGGCTGCAACGGAGGATGGTTCCGGCCGGCCGGACAAGGGACGCGCAAAAAGCGCGAAGGCTCCGCGAGCCGACGCTGGCGGCGCTCTCTCCGCGTTCAAGCTGTATGAAGCGTTCGCCGCGTTGTCGCTGCCGGGATATGCGCTGCCGGCCGCGGGCGTACCGCTTCTGTTCGGCGAGTCGCTGTATTGGTACCCGCAGCCCGAAGGGTCCCCGCTTCCGGTTGAATCTCTCGGCGGACTGCGGACCCATCGTCCCGGCTTGCATCTCGGCGACATCAAAAAAGGCAGATTCGAGCCTGCCCATGCGCTGGCGCATGCCGTCCGCGCGGACCAAGCCGCGCTGATTCGCGATTATCCGGCACGCAGCGAAGCGATCGTGGCCTATTTGCGCGGCGAAGCGCTGTTCGACGACCGCGGCACGCCCGCCCTGGGATGGGGGCTTCTCTGCGCGGACGGCTATCCGCTGGGCTGGTTCAAGGCCAGCGGCGGTCAACTGAAGAATCATTATCCCAAAGGTCTGAGGACGAATTAA
- a CDS encoding GGDEF domain-containing protein — MDVQDFWNNRELLFASSSAASAVIIGLMMFMAYRLIAGNRSSAFRLLLLALSLLAVYHGLALADGLNLVEGRSVPRLGGILYIAAFVALNFAFFELYYRKRARTRAWFYGLLAVGVTIAVCNLLSATGEPPSGLAGGSENRTDLLLALEDGYVLLLSGLFAVMFAPHLRQRTRYAVSLFFAFFGQLAAFLTRDFAVESPVLDLLAAILPVFYYIVLFMILFERVVELMQTAYRSSITDGLTDLYNRRFFTARLEKSLEHAGQGAVGAIFCDIDDFKKLNDTKGHQAADTVLKQAAAILREETEGIGLAGRYGGEELVAFVQSAAPDAPAVAERIRNRIAKETIVTVSVGCALSQPGVRAEQLMKNADEAMYRSKRSGKNRVTLYDQL, encoded by the coding sequence ATGGACGTTCAAGACTTCTGGAACAATCGCGAGCTGCTGTTCGCTTCCTCCTCAGCCGCATCCGCCGTGATCATCGGCCTCATGATGTTTATGGCCTACCGGCTGATCGCCGGCAATCGCAGCAGCGCCTTTCGGCTGCTTCTGCTCGCGCTGTCCCTGCTCGCCGTCTATCATGGGCTGGCGCTCGCCGACGGCTTGAACCTAGTGGAGGGGCGGTCGGTTCCCCGGCTTGGCGGCATCCTTTACATCGCCGCCTTCGTCGCGCTTAACTTCGCCTTCTTCGAATTATACTACAGGAAGCGTGCGCGCACGCGAGCCTGGTTTTACGGCTTGCTCGCCGTCGGCGTCACGATCGCGGTATGCAATCTGCTTTCGGCGACGGGAGAGCCTCCCTCGGGGCTTGCTGGGGGATCCGAGAACCGGACGGACCTGCTACTCGCGCTCGAGGACGGCTACGTGCTCCTGCTGTCCGGCCTTTTCGCGGTGATGTTCGCGCCTCATCTCAGACAGCGCACGCGTTATGCCGTCAGTCTTTTCTTCGCTTTTTTCGGCCAGCTCGCTGCGTTTCTGACACGTGATTTTGCCGTTGAATCGCCCGTTCTCGATCTGTTGGCAGCCATTTTGCCCGTATTCTATTATATCGTCCTGTTTATGATTCTTTTCGAGCGAGTCGTCGAGCTGATGCAGACCGCATACCGGTCCTCCATTACGGACGGCTTGACCGACTTGTACAACCGGCGCTTCTTTACCGCCCGTCTGGAGAAGTCGCTGGAGCATGCGGGCCAAGGGGCTGTCGGCGCGATATTTTGCGATATCGACGATTTCAAGAAGCTGAACGATACCAAGGGGCACCAGGCGGCCGATACCGTACTGAAGCAGGCGGCCGCCATTCTCCGCGAGGAGACGGAAGGCATCGGGCTTGCGGGCCGTTATGGCGGCGAGGAACTGGTGGCCTTCGTCCAATCGGCCGCGCCGGACGCTCCCGCCGTCGCCGAGCGCATTCGGAACCGCATCGCCAAGGAGACGATCGTGACCGTAAGCGTCGGGTGCGCGCTGTCGCAGCCGGGCGTCAGGGCCGAGCAGCTCATGAAAAATGCGGACGAAGCGATGTACCGCTCCAAGCGTTCGGGTAAAAATCGCGTAACTTTATACGATCAACTGTAA
- a CDS encoding glycosyltransferase family 4 protein, with product MNILQALFFPPEQPGGVSSMVPYIGERFRKIGWEIELFSIPKRIRNKGQEPFEFDTFDWRLYAGNPVVDKYMQTLKDYVWWTKLRLKSGYDLIHAHHPVAALALRKIYPDTPLVMTVHSSFERELILNGRIAADGPEHRFLTSLYGELEAKTDKMLTVSHSFAGYMGAYMKSPERIGVIPNGYDERRFKPISHDNEVAQIVTVCRLVPAKGIDLLIKACAELRKRDRKFVLHIIGDGPIRPELESLAQAQGIYDDTIFYGYMLHPEEMLPFFDIFVLPSRAEAFGSVFAEAALCLLSLIGTDVGGIAEQIEDGVNGLLVPGEDPQALADAIDKFILDPHYRYELARAAWNKAKKTYSLSRVIQELKKIYIDLGPPVEETT from the coding sequence ATGAATATTTTACAGGCGCTGTTTTTCCCCCCGGAGCAACCGGGCGGCGTATCTTCCATGGTGCCTTATATCGGAGAGCGTTTCCGCAAGATCGGATGGGAAATAGAGCTGTTCTCGATTCCGAAGCGAATCCGGAACAAGGGGCAGGAACCGTTTGAATTCGATACGTTCGATTGGCGCCTTTATGCGGGCAACCCGGTCGTGGACAAATATATGCAGACGCTAAAGGATTACGTATGGTGGACGAAGCTGCGGCTGAAAAGCGGCTATGACTTGATCCATGCCCATCATCCCGTCGCGGCGCTCGCGCTGCGGAAGATTTACCCCGACACGCCGCTCGTCATGACCGTCCACTCCAGCTTCGAGCGGGAGTTGATTCTGAACGGACGCATCGCGGCGGACGGACCCGAGCACCGGTTCCTGACATCGCTATACGGCGAGCTCGAGGCCAAGACGGACAAAATGCTGACGGTGTCTCATTCGTTCGCCGGCTATATGGGCGCATATATGAAAAGTCCCGAGCGTATCGGCGTCATCCCGAACGGGTACGACGAGCGGCGCTTCAAGCCGATCTCCCACGACAACGAGGTTGCCCAGATCGTCACGGTCTGCCGCCTCGTCCCGGCGAAGGGCATCGACCTGCTCATCAAAGCCTGTGCCGAGCTGCGCAAAAGGGACCGCAAGTTCGTGCTGCATATTATCGGAGACGGCCCGATCCGTCCCGAGCTGGAGAGCCTGGCGCAGGCGCAGGGCATATACGACGACACGATTTTTTACGGTTACATGCTTCACCCCGAGGAAATGCTGCCGTTTTTCGATATTTTCGTGCTCCCGTCGCGCGCCGAAGCTTTCGGCTCCGTGTTCGCCGAGGCTGCGCTCTGCCTGCTTTCCCTGATCGGCACCGACGTCGGCGGCATCGCCGAACAGATCGAAGACGGCGTCAACGGCCTGCTCGTCCCGGGAGAGGACCCGCAGGCGCTTGCGGACGCCATCGACAAGTTTATACTCGATCCGCACTATCGCTACGAGCTGGCGCGCGCCGCCTGGAATAAGGCCAAAAAGACGTATTCGCTGAGCCGCGTCATCCAGGAGCTGAAAAAAATTTATATCGATCTCGGTCCGCCGGTCGAAGAGACGACCTGA
- a CDS encoding metallophosphoesterase family protein has protein sequence MQPSFRFMHAADLHLDSPFRGLSKVPSAVRERLRDSTLKALDKLVETVLREELDFLVLSGDLYDAADRSLRAQLRMQKAMGRLAEAGVQVFVVHGNHDPSGGRSARLDWPASVHVFGTEEVGCQPAYTRRGELAAHVYGISYMESAVKDNLALRYRVREGAPFHLAVLHGNIDGLEGHDNYAPCRLAELAASGFDYWAFGHIHDRRVLHEYPHVVYPGNIQGRSIRETGPKGAYRVDVSEQGRIELAFRELSEVRWLVSEVRIGEEDGEQTLQDRLLEAAEDARREAEGRPLVLRLRLTGSGALLERLLRDGEAEEWAAELRNWLGEPDERDDWVWVERIAVESGGDSRAKDMASEDGFLGELLRLSAATASDPAASRTLLREAAEPLRHHPKLRQWLDGRDDGQRAELISRAGELAAALLRDSGE, from the coding sequence ATGCAGCCGTCATTTCGGTTCATGCATGCCGCCGACCTTCACTTGGACAGTCCGTTCCGCGGACTGTCCAAAGTTCCTTCTGCGGTCCGCGAGCGGCTTAGAGATTCGACTTTAAAAGCGCTCGACAAGCTTGTCGAAACGGTGCTGCGGGAAGAGCTGGACTTCCTGGTGCTGTCGGGCGATCTGTACGATGCGGCAGACCGGTCGCTTCGCGCGCAGCTGCGCATGCAGAAGGCGATGGGCAGGCTTGCGGAGGCGGGCGTGCAGGTATTTGTCGTGCATGGCAATCACGATCCGTCCGGCGGCAGGTCCGCGCGGCTCGATTGGCCCGCGTCCGTGCACGTATTCGGAACGGAGGAGGTCGGCTGTCAGCCGGCCTATACGCGCAGAGGAGAACTGGCGGCGCATGTGTACGGCATTTCGTATATGGAGTCGGCTGTCAAGGACAATCTGGCCCTGCGCTACCGGGTGCGCGAAGGCGCTCCCTTTCACCTCGCCGTGCTCCACGGCAACATCGACGGCCTGGAAGGGCACGACAATTACGCGCCCTGCAGGCTCGCGGAGCTGGCGGCATCCGGCTTCGACTACTGGGCGTTCGGCCATATTCACGACCGGCGCGTGCTGCATGAATACCCGCATGTCGTCTATCCGGGCAATATCCAGGGGCGAAGCATCCGGGAAACGGGTCCGAAAGGCGCCTATCGCGTCGACGTATCGGAGCAGGGACGTATCGAGCTGGCGTTTCGCGAGCTGTCGGAAGTCAGATGGCTCGTCAGCGAGGTGCGGATCGGCGAAGAGGACGGCGAGCAGACGCTTCAGGACAGGCTGCTTGAAGCAGCCGAAGACGCGCGTCGCGAAGCCGAAGGCAGACCTCTGGTGCTTCGCCTGCGGCTCACGGGCAGCGGGGCGCTGCTTGAGCGCCTGCTGCGGGACGGCGAGGCGGAGGAGTGGGCCGCCGAGCTGAGGAACTGGCTGGGGGAGCCCGACGAGCGGGACGATTGGGTCTGGGTCGAGCGGATCGCGGTCGAGTCCGGCGGCGATTCGCGAGCGAAGGATATGGCGTCGGAGGACGGGTTTTTGGGCGAGCTGCTGCGGCTCTCCGCGGCGACCGCGTCCGATCCGGCGGCCTCGCGGACGCTGCTGCGCGAAGCGGCCGAGCCGCTGCGGCATCATCCCAAGCTGCGGCAATGGCTGGACGGGCGCGACGACGGGCAGCGGGCCGAGCTGATCTCGCGCGCGGGCGAGCTTGCGGCGGCGCTGCTTCGCGATAGCGGCGAATGA
- a CDS encoding AAA family ATPase: MYIEELHIDGFGPLAGVRLRFDAQAIVIWGPNEAGKSTLLRFMRSMLYGFATRAQLPERGEPVGGGRHGGRLVLRDERGRQRILERYADAPQRKGAPVATLREAEGGERRLTQAEVERLLLGGVSEQLFRQLYAVSLDELHELRSLKGDEIGNFLYHAGMAGGAALTAAGKRLRAEMDRLYRPKGSIQEMGELLARIRELESRLRQGRQGLGAYQEALERLAALNDRAAELERALPQLRAKAAEAQGALDGREWWLRASSLRAEEEAIAEALTAEMRSAEPLPAEAAAEWRQLSERKASAGDAARQAAAERGRLEAEYAGLSWDERLVDRAGELAAMDVRGDALEARRGELAGLESDIRLAEEAAAAALLRLGPGWREADAEAVAALGEREEARVIGERLAEEERRRELLAAEAQRLRRQLAAFDQEAERRIGQAAGSRRGVYRFKPDTRDGLLHAWHRLDDALQAAEAARRECAWAASAAEAAGLGAQAAAAHVLVAENDHEVNMRADRGGGRRTAGSGRGRGRSNRRNNASRPGISYAAVLLLAAGAAAALIAALVSRDGRFAYAALAAALAIGSCTAAWAWRRPTGAASGAGLDPAAANALLRRLAAAREAERRTRSQAGDALRQLLAQREAEAEAAASLDPEAAAFDESEGASEAGAAGELRLRLRDEVYGELDRLGEAEAEQGRLAERQARREALARELAGAESELAETVEALRAVRADWSAWLAARRLPAQLQPAALPELGQLAEQALQQLRQRARLAARADALRAERDAFRAAVAALLAACPPAAHSGGDAALAVKLLHREAREQLDIAAAARGLEERLRQAAAAEAAAMSALETAEAAASAVIRAAGADSEDAYALRLEADGRRRILRRERAEAELRLSAGRGEAELQSLLDLLEAHDEGKLAMLAEEAREAVSSCEAERAEVLDARGRLSEQLERLRREAETEETAFELEEQQAELERLAERYTLLAATAELIRRTRVTFEEERQPAVLRQASAYFAELTEGRYTRIAVPGDTPDLLAETEDRRIVGSAFLSRGTQEQLYLSLRLALAGAASREQALPLLLDDLFVHYDEARLKRCVNVLNQLAENRQVLLFTCHRHVAETLSAGMPGSQLLKLTKLTARQDDNRGLSES, encoded by the coding sequence ATGTACATAGAGGAACTGCATATCGACGGCTTCGGTCCGCTTGCCGGCGTGCGGCTTCGGTTCGATGCCCAGGCGATCGTCATATGGGGACCGAACGAGGCGGGCAAGAGCACGCTGCTCCGGTTCATGCGCAGCATGCTTTACGGCTTCGCGACGCGCGCCCAGCTGCCCGAGCGGGGCGAGCCCGTCGGCGGCGGCCGCCATGGAGGCAGGCTTGTTCTGCGGGACGAGCGGGGCCGCCAGCGAATTCTCGAGCGGTATGCGGACGCGCCTCAGCGCAAGGGGGCGCCTGTCGCGACGCTGCGGGAGGCCGAAGGCGGCGAACGTAGGCTGACGCAGGCCGAGGTCGAGCGGCTGCTGCTTGGCGGCGTGTCGGAGCAGCTGTTCAGGCAGCTGTACGCCGTCAGCCTGGACGAGCTGCATGAGCTTCGTTCGCTTAAGGGCGACGAGATCGGCAATTTTTTATATCACGCCGGCATGGCCGGCGGCGCGGCATTGACTGCGGCAGGCAAACGGCTGAGGGCCGAGATGGATCGTTTGTACCGGCCAAAAGGCTCCATACAGGAGATGGGCGAGCTGCTCGCTCGAATCAGGGAGCTGGAGAGCCGGCTGAGACAGGGCCGCCAAGGTCTTGGCGCCTATCAGGAGGCGCTCGAACGGCTCGCGGCGCTGAACGATCGCGCGGCTGAGCTGGAGCGCGCGCTGCCGCAGCTGCGCGCCAAAGCCGCCGAAGCGCAAGGCGCGCTCGACGGCCGCGAATGGTGGCTGCGCGCCTCCTCGCTTCGCGCGGAGGAGGAAGCGATTGCGGAAGCGCTGACGGCAGAGATGCGTTCGGCCGAACCGCTGCCGGCGGAGGCGGCTGCCGAATGGCGACAGCTGAGCGAGCGTAAAGCGTCCGCAGGCGACGCGGCGAGGCAGGCTGCGGCAGAGCGCGGGCGGCTCGAGGCGGAATATGCCGGACTCTCGTGGGACGAGCGGCTGGTAGACCGTGCGGGCGAGCTGGCGGCAATGGATGTGCGCGGCGATGCGCTCGAAGCAAGACGGGGCGAGCTGGCCGGCCTGGAATCGGACATACGCCTCGCGGAGGAGGCTGCGGCCGCTGCGCTGCTTCGGCTCGGGCCGGGGTGGCGGGAGGCGGACGCGGAGGCCGTCGCCGCGCTCGGCGAGCGGGAGGAAGCGCGCGTCATCGGCGAGCGCCTGGCCGAGGAGGAGCGAAGACGCGAGCTGCTGGCTGCCGAGGCGCAGCGATTGCGCCGCCAGCTCGCTGCGTTCGATCAGGAGGCGGAGCGCCGCATAGGCCAGGCGGCAGGGAGCCGGCGGGGCGTTTATCGCTTCAAGCCGGATACGCGCGACGGACTGCTGCACGCCTGGCATCGGCTGGACGACGCGCTGCAAGCGGCGGAAGCCGCGCGGCGCGAATGCGCATGGGCGGCTTCTGCCGCGGAGGCGGCGGGACTTGGCGCGCAAGCTGCGGCAGCTCACGTCCTCGTCGCTGAAAACGACCATGAGGTGAATATGCGCGCAGACCGCGGAGGCGGCAGACGGACTGCCGGGAGCGGCAGAGGCAGGGGGAGATCCAATCGCCGCAATAACGCGTCCCGTCCGGGTATCTCGTACGCGGCCGTGCTGCTTCTTGCGGCAGGAGCTGCGGCAGCGCTGATCGCCGCCCTCGTCTCGCGAGACGGACGGTTTGCGTATGCGGCGCTTGCGGCAGCGCTCGCGATCGGCTCATGCACTGCGGCATGGGCCTGGCGAAGGCCAACCGGCGCGGCGAGCGGCGCCGGTCTTGATCCAGCCGCTGCGAATGCGCTGCTGCGGCGACTGGCCGCTGCCCGCGAGGCAGAGCGGCGAACGCGAAGTCAGGCCGGAGATGCGCTGCGGCAGCTGCTCGCGCAGCGTGAGGCCGAAGCCGAAGCGGCGGCCTCGCTGGATCCGGAGGCAGCCGCATTTGACGAGAGCGAGGGCGCGTCCGAAGCTGGCGCTGCCGGAGAGCTGCGTCTCCGTCTGCGGGACGAGGTCTATGGCGAGCTGGATCGACTCGGAGAAGCGGAGGCGGAGCAGGGACGGCTAGCCGAACGGCAGGCGCGCAGAGAGGCGCTCGCGCGCGAACTGGCCGGCGCGGAGAGCGAACTGGCGGAGACGGTGGAAGCCCTCCGCGCCGTTCGCGCGGACTGGTCCGCATGGCTGGCCGCGCGCAGGCTGCCGGCCCAGCTGCAGCCTGCAGCGCTCCCCGAGCTCGGACAGCTCGCCGAGCAGGCGCTGCAGCAGCTGCGGCAGCGGGCTAGGCTCGCGGCGCGGGCCGATGCGCTTCGGGCGGAGCGCGACGCGTTCAGGGCGGCTGTAGCGGCGCTGCTCGCGGCATGTCCGCCCGCTGCGCATAGCGGCGGCGACGCAGCGCTCGCGGTGAAGCTGCTGCACCGCGAAGCGCGGGAGCAGCTCGACATAGCCGCCGCGGCCCGCGGGCTGGAAGAGCGGCTGCGGCAGGCGGCAGCGGCGGAGGCCGCAGCGATGTCCGCGCTCGAAACCGCCGAAGCGGCTGCCTCCGCCGTTATCCGGGCGGCAGGCGCGGACAGCGAGGACGCCTACGCGCTCCGCCTTGAAGCGGACGGCCGCCGCAGGATATTGCGCCGGGAGCGCGCGGAAGCGGAGCTTAGGCTGTCCGCCGGCCGCGGCGAAGCGGAACTGCAGTCGCTGCTTGACTTGCTGGAAGCGCATGACGAAGGCAAACTGGCGATGCTGGCAGAAGAAGCGCGAGAGGCGGTAAGCTCGTGCGAAGCGGAGCGCGCCGAGGTGCTGGACGCGCGCGGGCGCTTGTCCGAGCAGCTGGAGCGACTTCGTCGAGAGGCGGAAACGGAGGAGACGGCGTTCGAGCTGGAGGAGCAGCAGGCGGAGCTGGAACGGCTGGCAGAGCGGTACACGCTGCTCGCGGCGACGGCCGAGCTCATCCGGCGGACGCGCGTTACGTTCGAAGAGGAGCGGCAGCCCGCCGTGCTGCGGCAGGCTTCTGCCTACTTCGCGGAGTTGACGGAAGGGCGATATACGCGTATCGCGGTGCCTGGCGATACGCCTGATCTGCTCGCGGAGACCGAGGATCGCCGGATTGTCGGGAGCGCCTTCCTGAGCCGAGGAACGCAGGAGCAGCTCTATCTGTCTCTGCGGCTCGCACTGGCGGGCGCCGCTTCGCGCGAGCAGGCGCTGCCGCTGCTCCTGGACGACCTGTTCGTACATTACGACGAGGCACGGCTTAAGCGGTGCGTAAACGTCCTGAACCAATTAGCCGAGAACCGGCAGGTACTGCTGTTCACTTGCCACAGGCATGTCGCAGAGACGCTCTCGGCAGGCATGCCCGGTTCGCAGCTGCTGAAGCTGACAAAGCTGACGGCGCGGCAAGACGACAACAGGGGCTTGAGCGAATCTTGA
- a CDS encoding YkvI family membrane protein, whose amino-acid sequence MRRWGLSLQVAFTFIGTVVGAGFATGREVLQFFTRFGNWAGPMILVSTALFVWLGAKMMLMSATMRARSYEDLNRHLFGPKAGAWISHLMLLVLLGVNAVMLAGAGSLFSEHLNLNYQSGLLITMAACFILLRKGMSAILAINTLVVPVMIIFTAVLVIETLRGPGADRWMTLPMELSPWAAILSPFLYGAFNLSMSQAVLVPLGARIGDPVVLRRGAWIGGIGIGAMLLAGHLALSSRMPGVEQFDIPMGGIAREIGPWIHWIFVFLIFMEIFTTLVADIYGLSLQLQERVKIPLNALVVLVLLLCFMAGQFGFGPLLTTLYPIFGMLSLGWVMLMGRDRVRPAPPPAPPEGFS is encoded by the coding sequence ATGAGGCGATGGGGCTTAAGCCTGCAGGTTGCATTCACGTTCATCGGCACGGTCGTCGGCGCCGGGTTCGCTACCGGACGCGAAGTGCTGCAATTTTTTACGCGGTTCGGCAATTGGGCCGGGCCGATGATCCTCGTATCCACCGCGCTGTTCGTCTGGCTTGGCGCCAAAATGATGCTGATGTCGGCAACCATGCGCGCCAGATCGTATGAGGACCTGAACAGGCATCTGTTCGGACCGAAGGCCGGCGCATGGATCAGCCACCTGATGCTGCTCGTGCTCCTGGGCGTGAATGCGGTCATGCTGGCCGGTGCCGGCTCGCTATTTTCGGAGCATCTGAACCTGAACTACCAGAGCGGCCTTCTCATTACGATGGCTGCTTGCTTCATTTTGCTTCGCAAGGGCATGAGCGCGATTCTCGCCATCAACACGCTGGTCGTGCCGGTCATGATCATATTCACAGCCGTGCTCGTCATCGAAACGCTTCGTGGTCCAGGCGCCGACCGTTGGATGACGCTGCCGATGGAATTGTCCCCCTGGGCGGCTATCCTGTCCCCCTTCCTGTACGGCGCCTTCAACCTCTCGATGTCGCAGGCCGTGCTCGTGCCGCTCGGCGCGCGGATCGGCGATCCCGTCGTTCTGCGCAGAGGGGCATGGATCGGCGGGATCGGCATCGGCGCGATGCTGCTGGCCGGCCATCTGGCGCTGTCTTCGCGCATGCCCGGCGTCGAGCAGTTCGACATCCCGATGGGCGGCATCGCCAGAGAAATCGGTCCGTGGATTCACTGGATCTTCGTGTTCCTGATCTTTATGGAAATTTTCACGACGCTCGTCGCGGATATTTACGGCTTGTCGTTGCAGCTCCAGGAACGTGTGAAAATTCCGTTGAACGCGCTCGTCGTCCTGGTGCTGCTGCTATGCTTTATGGCCGGCCAGTTCGGGTTTGGCCCCCTGCTGACGACGCTGTACCCGATCTTCGGCATGCTGAGCCTCGGATGGGTCATGCTCATGGGCAGAGACAGGGTGCGCCCGGCACCGCCGCCCGCCCCGCCCGAAGGCTTTTCTTGA
- a CDS encoding xanthine phosphoribosyltransferase — protein MDILKQRILEEATVVSAGVLKLDSLLNHGVDPGLTMELGKEFARRFEGRDITKVVTIESSGIPVAFATALVMNVPLVFARRKKTLLNEPDAYCERVPSFTKGIVTDLLVSRHLLKAEDRVLFIDDIIANGDAARGLLKILEQAGSSVAGIGIVLEKSFQAGGRTLREMGYQVESLVKISSLEGNAITFED, from the coding sequence ATGGATATTTTAAAACAACGGATTTTAGAGGAAGCGACCGTCGTGAGCGCAGGCGTACTGAAGCTTGACTCGCTGCTTAATCACGGCGTCGATCCGGGCCTCACGATGGAGCTCGGCAAGGAATTCGCGCGGCGTTTCGAGGGACGGGACATCACGAAGGTCGTGACGATCGAATCATCCGGCATTCCGGTCGCGTTCGCCACTGCGCTCGTGATGAACGTGCCGCTCGTATTCGCACGCCGCAAGAAGACGCTGCTTAACGAGCCCGATGCTTATTGCGAGCGCGTGCCTTCTTTTACGAAGGGCATCGTCACCGACCTGCTCGTGTCGCGTCACCTGCTCAAGGCCGAAGACCGGGTATTGTTCATCGACGACATCATCGCCAACGGAGACGCCGCGAGAGGCTTGCTCAAGATTCTCGAACAAGCAGGCAGCTCGGTGGCAGGCATCGGGATCGTGCTGGAGAAATCTTTTCAGGCGGGCGGGAGGACGTTGCGGGAGATGGGCTATCAGGTCGAATCGCTCGTCAAAATCTCTTCTTTGGAAGGTAACGCCATAACTTTCGAGGACTAG